In Epinephelus fuscoguttatus linkage group LG15, E.fuscoguttatus.final_Chr_v1, a genomic segment contains:
- the LOC125902246 gene encoding macrophage mannose receptor 1-like codes for MSWNAAKKHCEDDGAKLASLRNTWTQLYAELIALKLEAPLWIGLNKKETGGYFRYIDGWRMTSTYWGGWEPRSNRDCVFANTQGQWETADCNRNISSICMTSTDVPPTEPSDFPGFCPEDPEQPRYLRRSNSWLPFKAHCYLIFTDRIEWQEATTNCARHGGTLASIEDPSEQAFILSSIQMFRDSQSSFWIGLYKTHRGTWQWLDKTPLDYTNWGESANGRSTFGSIRATDGMWTTGQKWYDRGYICKAPKELLKGAQTTVTPTMEPQTRGHITLVVLLVIIAIVIGTVIALFLFKKSGRRLPIPEKFSTFDNPLFFNNERFQPGLVDTKKLVANAEEENPAPVLTV; via the exons ATGAGCTGGAATGCAGCCAAAAAGCACTGTGAAGATGATGGTGCCAAACTGGCTAGCCTGCGAAACACGTGGACACAGTTGTATGCTGAGCTGATAGCTTTGAAACTCGAAGCTCCTCTGTGGATTGGACTGAACAAAAAGGAG ACTGGCGGATATTTCAGATATATTGATGGCTGGCGTATGACCTCAACCTACTGGGGTGGATGGGAACCACGCAGTAACCGAGACTGTGTGTTTGCGAACACACAAGGACAGTGGGAAACTGCTGACTGCAATCggaacatcagcagcatttgCATGACGTCTACAG ATGTGCCACCAACAGAGCCAAGTGATTTCCCAGGATTTTGCCCTGAAGACCCAGAACAACCCAGATACTTACGGCGTTCTAACAGCTGGCTACCATTTAAGGCTCATTGTTACCTCATTTTTACAGACAGGATTGAGTGGCAAGAAGCAACCACTAACTGTGCAAGACATG GTGGAACTCTTGCAAGCATTGAAGATCCTTCTGAGCAAGCATTCATTCTAAGCAGTATACAAATGTTTCGAGACAGCCAATCATCATTCTGGATCGGCTTATATAAAACTCACAGAG GCACTTGGCAGTGGTTGGATAAAACCCCCCTGGACTACACTAACTGGGGTGAAAGTGCAAATGGGAGAAGCACTTTTGGATCCATAAGAGCTACAGATGGGATGTGGACAACTGGCCAAAAGTGGTATGACAGAGGATATATTTGCAAAGCACCCAAAG AACTATTAAAAGGGGCACAGACAACGG TAACTCCTACGATGGAACCTCAAACCCGTGGCCACATCACTTTGGTAGTTTTGCTGGTCATTATTGCAATCGTCATAGGGACAGTCATCGCCTTATTTCTCTTCAAGAAATCTGGTCGCCGCTTACCTATCCCTGAAAAGTTCTCAACCTTTGACAACCCACTCTTTTTCAACAATGAGCGGTTCCAGCCTGGTCTGGTCGACACCAAGAAACTGGTAGCAAATGCAGAAGAGGAGAACCCTGCACCTGTTCTAACTGTGTAA